The genomic segment CTTTTTAAGAGCAGTTTAAGCATCCCTGtgaagtgtttcatcagtaagcagtgctTTCAAACAGGTGTTGTTAATTGGTGTCATCTTTtctgttattgagtaataacagaatgactgacctccatagaaaacaatgggataGCAGTGTCCGGTGGCTTTTTGATAAGTCAAGAATGTGTAATGGATTTTCTTCTTAGCGCTGATGAGTTACTAAGACACTTAcctcgactacagagcttgcaGCTGAATAGTAAGATGCTCATTTTTGAACATAGAGGTTAGGGTTTGTGTCCAGCCCTCTCTATACAATTGAATGGGCTAAAATGCTAAGCCATTACATACCGTACATATTTGAATTGCCCAGCCCCTGTACACAGTCACACAGGAAATCTCTAGACATCTCAATATTAAATCTCTATCCTGCTTCAAGGTCTTCCAGTAACGtaaatcaataataattaatGAGATCCAGGGCACTGACATAAACTGTACCAAATATTCAGTGGACCTCTAATGTATTCTATTCCATTATCTGCACAATCGTACATATTTTACAGGTATCTTTGTCTCACAAAATGCAATTGTGTGAAAGGAATTTTAACTGTATAATTAGAATCACTGACCCCCAGgcacattacaatacattttaaataccttgtAAAGAATAcccatttttttgtatgtaaaatcATTGTTATAATTATTGGTGAGGTAGAAATGCAAATGAATCGTTGTACTTTAGTATAGATTATGAGTTTATTCACAAATGAAACCTCCCACAGTACAATTAAGAAGGAGTGTAAGGCCATAATGCAATGTTTATGCCAGCAATATCTGTATTTAGTGAGAACtgtgttttatacaaatgtaattaaacttAACATGCAGTAGGTTATAATAGATAGGGTAATACAACCTTTAATGAAACATCCACAGGGTAGATTTGCATAAAAATTGTCTATTGGTTTATAATTTCCTTGTTGATCATATCCTATATTGGCCCACTTGTACAACTGTGttaattttaaggtaattttcCTACTTTACATCCATTTTTAATGTGGGCACCTTcttaaaacaatgtaatattttaatatttatcagaATATTAAAAACTGGAGTTGTTTAGTTGATAGTTGGTCAttccatattttatatttttgtaaacaagaTTCAGTTTTGCTTTACATACCACTTTACAGTAACTGCTATATATTGTCTTTAGCAATCTTAATAAACTGatcaaagaaaatcacagcagCTTCATAGAAGTACAGctagttacattatttaaaaaaaaaaaaaaaaaaactcaaacgtaaaacacactttttttttcaagcacaAAAGACTACTGCATTGGGTTCTAGTTTAAAGGAAACTTAACACAGGAGCTGCTGATTACAGAGCTTACTTGGAGTAAATAGATTGCTCCCCCAACGCTGCACTGGGTTCACCAGAGTTCTGCCTGCAGCGTTCACTACCTAAGCAACAGCACATTACTGGAGTAATCCTCTAAGGGATATGGATCTCATTGCAAGAGGGGGGTGGTTGCTGATGCAAGGGTTCAGGGTTATCTATGGAATGACCCCATCAGGGCTAAATTCCCATGAGTCTGCGTAGCTGTTTAAAATCGATATTGGAATTTTGTGCTTTTTGCCAGGGTTAGACTCCTACAGAAACTAGTGAGTGGACTCTATAGGGTCAACCAATGTGAAGCACCTGTGCACGTTTTCCTGCGCACAAGGGAAAGTGGAGATTGGAATTAAATTTTAGGCTACCAATAATCAGTACAATAATTTGAATTAATAGTAGAATATGCTGTCAATAATCAGTACAATAATTTGAATTAATAATAGAATATGCTGTCACTGTTGGGTAGATTTTTTATGGAAGGTTCTCAGCCCAGAATAAAGATACAAAAGAAATAAAGATATTTCGTCCACAAAATAGAACTGGTGGACATCTCTCAAAATGGCACACTTATACTTTGACAGGGCAGTCAGGCACAATACAATAGCAAAGGAACTCAATTATTTCAAATAAGACCTCAAAATGACCACAATATAGCCAACACACGAATAGCAGACATCCAATCGAAGAAATATTATTGCTGCATGCTGAGCCAGTTAGAATCTTCTCCAAAATATTCAATATACTAATATCtaataacaaaatattgaaaacacaaaataaaacatgattaataTGTGTAAAGAGGATCAGAGCAGGACGGTTGGAAACATGTTAATACTATTAGAATGTCTTCATGTAAAAAGAATTTGATTTTAACTGATCAAAAATATCGATGCAATGTTTTAATCATCCattttaaactggcttaaaacgTAAAAAAGCAAAACGTGTACAAAGGttccaaacaaacaaatcaagctGCACATTACAATATATAATGCCTTTCTAAGCATAATACAAGaccacaaattaaataaatccacATCACAAATGTTATGTGAATGGCAGCCACTTTCTCACATCTTGCTTCTCGACAACAAGATTCAACTCCTTTTCATCTACCGCAGACTGAACAGCACCGTTTAGCCTTTCTAATGGAACCGGATTACACTTCTgcatagcctgcatcttaaaagtacacttcacaaaaataaattaaaaaaaaacacaccctaaAAGTAGgctatacacaaatatataactaaaaataacttattatctaaccaccaaaaaacaaaaacaaacaaattggagcatacaaaatacatattgcGAACTATACCTATACAACGCACAATAAAGCACATAGCTATCGTATTACGttgtatgcaatatatatatatatatatatatatatatatatatatatatatatatatatatatatatatatattatatatatttcttcctTTTTTGTCTGTACTTTTTAGCCTGTGAAAAATCGGACAAAACAAAAGGTCacaaataaaaagcaacacaacaaaatgtatgcaatacaGTAAAGAACAGGAGGCTATTAATATAGCCTTTTAAAACATGTGTGTAGTGTATTTGTAAACAGTGATATGATATTAAACAGCTTTCGCTTTGTATTAAGCGCTTTCATAATTATTTCCAGCAGGATCGATGAGGGAGGCAGCGCCTGTtaccacctggaagttggttacttattcccgGTTTCTTATTCTCGGTGTAGttgacaaagtagcctgtcctttttatgtgtgttttaactcacttacacatcttgctcaattaatatattgctactatttaaaaGATAATTGATCtttctttcaaagaaaaaaaaaaaaaaacaacgaaaataataataaaaaatctatatCATCAGCATAGCGGTACCCCAAATATTACCCGCTTGTTTTGCCCCATGTACCCCCTTAGACGCCTTGGTTAATAAATATAGaggtatccctagataggttATCACCGCCTCTTTACAAAAATACTAATGATTTTAGTAAGCAAGCTGTACCAATTatattataaccaatacagaacgcATGGGGGCGCGTTTTATGATGCCCCATTTACCCCccttagacgccttgctcactaaatgtCGAGGTATCCCTAGATAGGGTATCGTCCCCACGTTGCAAAAACACTAGTGAGGAAGCCGTATCCCACGacagcagcaccccaaagtgtagTTCTTTATAAACAAGCGCGGAAACTGTTACTGAAATAGTCTCTATAAATGATGTCTTATTGCATGgtttttgtatcaaaatcaaTTTTGGGCCTggataaatacatatgggtgAGGTAGAGGGGTTCTCTCTGTGtgaaaatcagctttgaagtaagtGGTCCAAAACGATTTAAACCCTGAAATACCCCCGTTACATATTCCATTTGCATTAATTTGATAACATGCCAACTTGGATtcctatgcattttatttatttatctatttatttatttaaagaagcgatttaaataaatagtagcaatatattaattgagtAAGAAGTGTGAGTTAAAACACATAGAAAAATGACACGCTGCTTTGTCAACTATAACGTGAATAAGAAGCTAGGAATAATTAACCAGCTTCGATGTGGTGATTTTGTTCTGGTGCTAGAAACAATTTCCCCTATACCAGCATTAGATGGTATGTTCCTGAGGAATTTATATTCAGTGTAGAATGCATCTACTAAGTAAAGTTACGGGGACCAAGAGGAAGGAGTGTCTGATAAGTGTGTGTGGCTAGACATTGGTCTGTGTGAACCGTCAGAAACGCTAAAGGGGAATGCTTGACAAGACCGCTTCATACGTCTTGTTTTTTCGTGATGTTGTAAGACTGGAATTCTACACTGTGCGCTACAGTGTATAGAGAAAGTTATCAGCCAGCAGTTGCGCGTCTCATGGATATGTAAGATCTGAGTATATCATAAATCTGGGTGTTGGTCTCATGCAAGAGTTACAGCAGTAACTGCCAAAACAGTATGATGCAATTGAACTATTGATGTAAAATTGTGCAACGGTATTTTAATAGTGCTTTGTGATTGTTTTTATTGCGTATCGACGTGTCACAGGGAACACACTCAGTTAGTGTAACTgctctgcttttttaaaaattgatattGTGCTGTAAACTATTGAAACTTTACCATTTTAAAGATGAACGGGACATTTTTGAACCACTCAATCTGGGCACAAGGGATCTTCACCAACAAAAGCCGGGACCTAGCAGATTCCATAGTGGGGTGCTGCAATGGCAGCACCCCGGTCACCACAAGCGACGGAGGTTCCCTGGTCCTTGTGCCGGACGAACGGAATCTTTTCATCACCAGAGTGGTGCAGATAGCGGTGCTGTGTGTTCTATCATTAACTGTCTTTTTTGGCATTTTCTTCCTGGGCTGCAACCTGATGATCAAGTCGGAAAGCATGATCAACTTTCTAGTTAAGGACAGGAGACCTTCGAAAGATGTGGAGGCTGTCATCATTGGCCTCTACTAGCAGTGTGCGGAGCTAGACTCCTGACTCAGTATAAGGACCAGATCCAGAAACTGGAATAAATGAATATATGCAACGTCAGGTGTACTTTATCCTGAAGCTGAAGTCAGAAAAAGAAGAACTTACTGGAAGAATTGTCATAATTATGCGGTCTGGCGAtccatgtatgttttatttataagaaataactataaaaatgaatggcttctgttttactttcaatgtttaatatgtatatgtgtttgttttttttttgtttataaaccgCTTTCTCTTTCCTCGAGGTGAATATTAACCCATCACGGGTCTgctgaaatgtttacattttttattattaatattatttaaaggtTAAGCATGCAgaattatgtttttgtgcatgGAAATTGCTACCAAAAACCTAAGTACAGTATGTCAAGTATAAAGCATTTTGAAGAGAATGTAATCCAAACCCGAGTCTAACGACTTTTGCACTTTTATAAAGATGTTCAGTGAATGAGACATCTAAATAGTGAAGCATGTTTAGCCATTCCACCGAAATGGATGTTGTGCATTGAATTTCTTACCTAAGATTTACACTTTGTACTCAATGAGAATTTCAGTTTAAGAAAGCATGCTCAGTGCCTGTTATATTGTTAGTAATGAATCTGAACACTTGTCTTTTGCActtttatgaaaatgaaaatgcagcatgtttttttgtacaaaactTGAATGACTTGTAAAAAAACCAAATGTTGCGGTTTTTATCAGTAAAGATGTTAATGTTTTCATTGATTTGTCATTATTTATTCGAGTATAAAGGAAGAAAATAGCATTGAACCTATGAGCACCCACTGTGTAAGGCTTATTACagaattatacacacacacacacacacacacacacacacacacatatatatatatatatatataaattgtatagtATACTtagcacatttttacaaaaagcacattttttttaacagtaaacatATACATAATGTTTAGGATAttaggatattaaaaaaaaaagcaccacagATGTCTTAACACAATAGGCTGCcgttttatattgtatttggtttgtttgttagtttatttattttgacaaattcCTGGTTTacttttcatatttatttcaagAGTAATGCACACCCATAGACATAATAATGTCATATACAGTGTATCTGAACGCACCCCAGAAAACAAAGgtaatcatttataaaatgtgCCATATTGATTTAATCATGTTTGATAACATGGTAGTATCTGTGCATTATAGCTTCAAAGACAGTAAAATTGATGTACCAATTTAGTAATCCTGGCAATGGGCTAATTTGAATAATGTTTCTGGAGCTGTCTCTGGAAGAATATCATATGCtagaaaaattaacaaaataaaattcatCTTAAAAAGATGAAAACTATATGCAGACATTTATACGCCCCTCACTCCCCAGAGAGGTATTAGGAAATATGGTGGTATTTTGTAATAGAATTAAATGGAGTATTTAAGTACacccacaaataaaacaaaaaatatttatagaatattcagttttattatttatttatttggcagaagcctttatccacaacccccccccccccccccccaaaaaaaaaaaaaaaaaaaaaatagtatatataataCAGAAACCATGGCAAAAAAACTGTCAACTAAAGAGTTTAGCAGATTATAACCAAGTAACGTATATAGGAGTATATGATAAACGTTTGGTGAATATTGGTGCTAAATCAATGCATTTGTCTTGTTCACTATAtaatgtgacagacagacagacatgccaGCCCATAAGGgtcccctttttaaaatgatttttttttttaatccataacaatttttttgccagtttttcttCCCCAGGTATTTGaaatggtaaaaataaaacaaagcaatgtaACACATATTAAATCTGTTTCATCTAATATCTTTAGAAACCTTGTTAATAGAGAACCTGTTGTTCTAAGCACTGAAGCTAATTAGCGgcaaaaacaattcaaacacTTCATGCACACAATACAGCAGATCCAATGTTACATTAAGTGGTGCTTCATTTCGTCAaccttttttaagaaaaaaacccCCAGAAAttaaattttacatttataacaggTGGATTTTTCATATCTACGTTTGAATAATAGATCACATTGGTCTGCAGATGGGTTTTGTGGAGCTTGGCAGTCTGCAGGTGCCacagctgttttattaaaaactctGTTATGGCACATTGTCCCTCATTAGGAGACACTGTCAGCTATCTCGAACACCCACTCAGCCTCGGAGATGTGCGTCACAGCAGGGTTGCTGGGGTGGGGAAGAAAACtcaatttaacatcatttaaaaagcatAATTATTATACCCCATTATTACACAACCATCTAACTAGGGGTTTTTACCCACAATTTTCTCCCCAGTTAAGAATGTTCAGTTACGCTCCCTCACCtgagcaattccccacaacagctcataAGAACCGAAGGTCAGTGGGAATCCtgtgatcccacaaccaagccaattgtcgctttacacccaggaactcaggagcagatgtcagtgagttATTGGCCTCTGGAGGACACCTGGCCAGTGATGTCCAATGCAGCGCACTGAGGAGAACCTGGAATGTGATGCTCCTTCTGGAATCTCCAGCCAAGAAGCAAACCTGTTCACTGATTGTATCACCCCCTCTGCAAACCACACAGCCCACTGGAACCCCACAGCTGGGGTTCTCAATACTTATTGAATAGGTTTATCCTTGTGATTTCCTGACAGTCCATGGTGGTCCTAGACATACTCTTTGTTGTACACACTCAGCCCTCCCAGTGTGGCCCCACCTATAACAGTATCTCTATGAAAACTCTTAGATTATTTAATTCGGCAGGAAGTTAAGTCCAGTTAGGTGCATTGTGGAATCTTTAATTTCTTAACAGGCACTTGTGTGCCAGTGCTGAAACACGAATtgcaaagaaaaatacaacaagtGCTAGAAACAAGGCTAGGAAGCTAATGATCAACCAGAATGCCATTGAGCCAGTATGTGATTGCAATGCAGTATACAAATAAACCAGAGATCAATGATTCAGATCTGTCAGCTGCTTAAGATTAGTTTTAGTATATGGATTTTTGTTTATAAGCAGTACATTGAAGGGAGGAGTTTACATGtttaaaggtaacaatcttaaaaaaaaaaaaataacatagatGTATACAAGGAAAAAACTTACCCCACAGCACCGTCTGAATAGTTCACTCCCTTTAGAACACACTTACAGTATAATGTTTGTCTAGATGGGAATATCTTCACGTGCACTTTCTATCTCAAAATGAAACTGACAATGCCAGTTATCAGGGGTACACTAAGTGACCCAGGGAACCTTAAATTAAGCCATTACTGACATACTGTTGAAGTGCGTCCTGCCCacgtgtgtgttatgtgttgtgttgcatgtggtgtgtttatgttggtgtatatgtattggtgtaCACCACGGGATGTAAATGGATCTGTGTAGCAcgattgatttaaaatatatagctgtatttaggcatggggattgcataatcacttcacgtgcagataaagtatgtttgcacgggattgcacaaattagttcacgttcTGTGATTCAAGTAAATAattcattagtaattgaatcccggcacaacagtatatatagatgcacgttttactcactcggggttgtgtgtagGTTTGCCAGTTCcgctttaaaagaagaaaaagaattgGGTTTCTTACGCCTACAATTTTACCTTGACgcttttttcatattttgggcttcttttcatgcttggttgcttatgttgaaaatggttaacactgcaaaagtcAGTTCAATTAATTATCATTCTTGTATacatattatctatctatctatctatcatattatttacacaaatacataTGACTATGGAACTTTAACATTTGTGGTGCCATATCAAACACAATCCCAAATACACTAATCCCTCCAATGTCTTTGAACAAATATTATGCTGATTTTAAGATGACTTCTTTAGCGCCCTTTTGCTGTTGGTGTTTTACTCTCCCATCTCCGTGCTGCTGCTCTGTGATTCAGTGTATAAAGCACAGCAGGTGTATTATTGTACAGagctgagatggaattgtttggAATTGTTGGTGCTGCATGCACACTGCTATCAAAGTGTAATCAGTAGCATCTTATAAATCCAAGATGCAGAGAGATAAAGGGCGCTatgatttagatttatttttacccTCTGTTCTCTGCATGCTACACCATTATTCTGAATATGAAAACTTTTTGGGCCATATTTTATGGCTGTACAAGCTGCTAACACAACACACTAGAATCCTGCATGGTAGTCATATTCCAGTAACTGGGAAGCACTGTTCATGTTCCATTTAAAAGGGTGAGACCTACACATGACTTTTATATGCATTTGCAAAAGCCGTAAGTAGCCCGTAGACTATATATACTATAAGATCTTTTAAAAATATGGtcccctttcaattcaaagatgaccaccaacaacattacttatgggatatgcctgcctattgggaGGCATTTTTTGAcgtctctataccagagctgccaataggccccttcctgggatgacaccctcggtcccacctaccgagggattaaaactgtcatactgaggaagccatttctctttttgcctctcaagatggtaagatAAGACCgtctgtgttggtatctgagcTTATTAAGAAAATTGCTTCGAGTCTACTGAAGTTCCCTGCAGTTCCCTTGCCTACAGCTATTCACTTGTGTCGGAGCACATCCACCCTCACCAGCTTCGGCCCCTGGGTCTCCCATAGGAGCCCAGACTTCCGGAGCTGCAGCCTTTGATGGTGGAGGAGAACACCCCATCTTTAGTGGTCTCCTGGGATGAGGACTCCTTCCCCACAGAGATGGAGGAAGAAGAGCCAGGGCTGTCATCTGTGACGGAACTGAGCTCTGAGATTGCCTTGTTTTGCCGCCATTGCCCAGCTCCATGCCGGCATTGATGGGGTGTTGCAAACTTTTTGCAGATCCCGTGGACGCACTGGTCTGTGTTTTGGACACAGGCAGTGGCTCCCTCAGTGCAGCCCTTTCCACCATTCTTTGATTTTATGGAAGAGGTACTTTCCTCCTCAGATCCTCTGGCATCAGTGCCAAGTGTGTTGAAGCAAGCTGgaaatatggaaaaataaatgtttctttactCACTATTACATCAGGGCTCCAAATTTTCTTATGCAGTAAAGTTTGGATAGTTGTTTGTAATCCAGAAATACGTTTTTTTTCCAATATGGTAATGCCATAACAactatttacatgttttgtaacctgatgaTGCACATACAATAATTAAAGTCTCtatgta from the Polyodon spathula isolate WHYD16114869_AA chromosome 28, ASM1765450v1, whole genome shotgun sequence genome contains:
- the LOC121301978 gene encoding reprimo-like protein — its product is MNGTFLNHSIWAQGIFTNKSRDLADSIVGCCNGSTPVTTSDGGSLVLVPDERNLFITRVVQIAVLCVLSLTVFFGIFFLGCNLMIKSESMINFLVKDRRPSKDVEAVIIGLY